One Nocardioides luti DNA window includes the following coding sequences:
- the sufU gene encoding Fe-S cluster assembly sulfur transfer protein SufU, whose product MSQELDALYQEIILDHYKNPHHKGLRDPFEAEVHHVNPTCGDEVTLRVHLVDGRVEDVSYDSVGCSISQASASVLTDLVIGKPVDEAMAIHESFLTLMQGKGTVEPDEDVLEDGIAFAGVAKFPARVKCALLSWMAWKDATLAVAQPVATLKETS is encoded by the coding sequence ATGAGCCAGGAACTCGATGCGCTGTACCAGGAGATCATCCTGGACCACTACAAGAACCCCCACCACAAGGGACTGCGCGACCCCTTCGAGGCGGAGGTCCACCACGTCAACCCCACCTGCGGTGACGAGGTCACGCTGCGCGTGCACCTCGTCGACGGCCGGGTCGAGGACGTGTCCTACGACAGCGTCGGCTGCTCGATCTCGCAGGCCTCGGCCTCCGTGCTCACCGACCTCGTGATCGGCAAGCCGGTCGACGAGGCGATGGCGATCCACGAGTCGTTCCTGACCCTGATGCAGGGCAAGGGCACCGTCGAGCCCGACGAGGACGTCCTCGAGGACGGCATCGCGTTCGCCGGCGTCGCCAAGTTCCCCGCGCGCGTGAAGTGCGCACTACTGTCGTGGATGGCCTGGAAGGACGCCACCCTCGCGGTGGCCCAGCCCGTCGCGACCCTGAAGGAGACCTCATGA
- a CDS encoding cysteine desulfurase produces MIEGLLPELDVIRKDFPILERTLAGGFPLVYLDSANTSQKPQVVIDTMVDHLERHNANVARAMHQLGAESSEAFEAARDKVAAFIHAPSRDEVIFTKNASEALNLVANTLAWARGPLEIGEGDEVVITEMEHHSNIVPWQLLTERKGATLRWFGLTDDGRLDLSNIDELITERTKVVSLTWVSNMLGTINPVAEIAARAHAVGAIVVVDASQAAPQLPVDVVASGADLLAFTGHKVVGPTGIGVLWGRREVLDQLPPFLGGGEMIETVAMERSTYAGIPHKFEAGTPPIVEAVGLGAAVDYLGHIGMDAIHAHEQAITAYALEGLATVPGLTVLGPLDATLRGGAISFEIDDVHPHDVAQVLDSRGVAVRAGHHCAKPAHKRFGVQSSTRMSSYLYTTPGEIDALVEALEYTRSYFKLS; encoded by the coding sequence ATGATCGAGGGACTACTCCCTGAACTGGACGTCATCCGCAAGGACTTCCCGATCCTCGAGCGCACGCTCGCGGGCGGGTTCCCGCTGGTCTACCTCGACAGCGCGAACACCTCGCAGAAGCCGCAGGTCGTGATCGACACGATGGTCGACCACCTCGAGCGGCACAACGCGAACGTCGCGCGCGCGATGCACCAGCTGGGTGCCGAGTCGTCCGAGGCGTTCGAGGCGGCGCGCGACAAGGTCGCCGCCTTCATCCATGCCCCGAGCCGCGACGAGGTGATCTTCACCAAGAACGCCTCCGAGGCGCTCAACCTGGTCGCCAACACGCTGGCCTGGGCGCGCGGTCCGCTCGAGATCGGGGAGGGCGACGAGGTCGTCATCACCGAGATGGAGCACCACTCCAACATCGTGCCGTGGCAGCTGCTCACCGAGCGCAAGGGCGCCACCCTGCGCTGGTTCGGGCTCACCGACGACGGCCGCCTCGACCTGTCGAACATCGACGAGCTGATCACCGAGCGGACCAAGGTCGTGTCGCTGACCTGGGTCTCGAACATGCTCGGGACCATCAACCCGGTCGCCGAGATCGCGGCCCGGGCGCACGCCGTGGGCGCCATCGTCGTCGTCGACGCGTCCCAGGCGGCCCCGCAGCTGCCCGTCGACGTCGTCGCCAGCGGTGCCGACCTGCTGGCCTTCACCGGCCACAAGGTCGTCGGCCCGACCGGCATCGGCGTGCTGTGGGGCCGGCGCGAGGTCCTCGACCAGCTGCCGCCGTTCCTCGGTGGCGGCGAGATGATCGAGACCGTGGCGATGGAGCGCTCGACGTACGCCGGCATCCCGCACAAGTTCGAGGCCGGCACCCCGCCGATCGTCGAGGCCGTCGGCCTCGGCGCCGCGGTGGACTACCTCGGCCACATCGGGATGGACGCGATCCACGCCCACGAGCAGGCGATCACGGCGTACGCCCTCGAGGGCCTCGCGACGGTGCCCGGCCTGACGGTCCTCGGCCCGCTGGACGCGACGCTGCGCGGCGGGGCGATCTCCTTCGAGATCGACGACGTGCACCCTCACGACGTCGCCCAGGTCCTCGACTCCCGCGGCGTCGCCGTGCGGGCCGGCCACCACTGCGCCAAGCCGGCGCACAAGCGCTTCGGCGTGCAGAGCTCGACCCGGATGTCGTCGTACCTCTACACGACGCCGGGCGAGATCGACGCCCTGGTCGAGGCGCTGGAATACACCCGCTCCTACTTCAAGTTGAGTTGA
- the sufC gene encoding Fe-S cluster assembly ATPase SufC encodes MSTLEIKDLHVTVDTEDGAKEILKGVTLTIGDGETHAIMGPNGSGKSTLAYSIAGHPKYTVTGGTVTLDGEDVLSMSVDERARAGLFLAMQYPVEVPGVSVSNFLRTAKTAIDGESPKLRTWVKDVNATLEKLNLDPTFAQRSVNEGFSGGEKKRHEIAQLELLNPKVAVLDETDSGLDIDALKIVSEGVNRFREQEGKGVLLITHYTRILRYIEPDFVHVFVDGRIAEQGGPELADQLEAEGYDKYVSAVR; translated from the coding sequence ATGAGCACGCTGGAGATCAAGGACCTGCACGTCACGGTCGACACCGAGGACGGCGCCAAGGAGATCCTCAAGGGCGTCACCCTCACCATCGGCGACGGCGAGACCCACGCGATCATGGGGCCGAACGGCTCGGGCAAGTCGACGCTGGCCTACTCGATCGCCGGCCACCCGAAGTACACCGTCACGGGCGGCACCGTCACCCTCGACGGCGAGGACGTCCTGTCCATGTCGGTCGACGAGCGGGCCCGCGCGGGGCTGTTCCTCGCGATGCAGTACCCCGTCGAGGTGCCCGGCGTCTCGGTGTCGAACTTCCTCCGCACCGCCAAGACCGCGATCGACGGCGAGTCGCCGAAGCTCCGCACCTGGGTCAAGGACGTCAACGCCACGCTCGAGAAGCTCAACCTCGACCCGACCTTCGCGCAGCGCTCGGTCAACGAGGGCTTCTCCGGCGGCGAGAAGAAGCGCCACGAGATCGCCCAGCTCGAGCTGCTGAACCCCAAGGTCGCCGTGCTCGACGAGACCGACTCCGGTCTCGACATCGACGCGCTGAAGATCGTCTCGGAGGGCGTCAACCGGTTCCGCGAGCAGGAGGGCAAGGGCGTCCTGCTGATCACGCACTACACCCGCATCCTGCGCTACATCGAGCCCGACTTCGTGCACGTCTTCGTCGACGGCAGGATCGCCGAGCAGGGTGGCCCCGAGCTGGCCGACCAGCTTGAGGCCGAGGGCTACGACAAGTACGTCTCGGCGGTGCGATAA
- a CDS encoding non-heme iron oxygenase ferredoxin subunit: MGFERVCAAEDVPADEGLGVTVGDTDVVVARDGDEFHALQNLCSHAAVALSEGEVEDCQIECWLHGSRFDLRTGKPTGLPATEPVAVFAVDVRPDGVYVDTSSTLNGVHPS, from the coding sequence ATGGGCTTCGAGCGCGTCTGCGCCGCCGAGGACGTCCCGGCCGACGAGGGCCTGGGTGTCACCGTGGGGGACACCGACGTGGTCGTCGCCCGCGACGGCGACGAGTTCCACGCCCTGCAGAACCTCTGCTCGCACGCCGCCGTCGCACTGAGCGAGGGCGAGGTCGAGGACTGCCAGATCGAGTGCTGGCTGCACGGCTCGCGCTTCGACCTGCGCACCGGCAAGCCCACCGGGCTGCCGGCGACCGAGCCGGTCGCCGTCTTCGCCGTCGACGTACGCCCCGACGGGGTCTACGTCGACACCTCCTCGACGCTCAACGGCGTCCACCCGAGCTGA
- the sufD gene encoding Fe-S cluster assembly protein SufD, which yields MTLTDNPVADAIETAAPGTVLSHLHPAGSFDVADHELPTGREEIWRFTPLKRLRGLHADATFQPSATSCTWNTPESVRVEGVDGDEARALRGVSGLVPNTRFTARVLAEVPSTLLVDVPADLQVSEPVVVDLAGEDATVTEAGHVVLRFGRHSQAVVVLNHTGHSSMVQVVEVVVGEGAQVSVISLQDWADDSVHLTHHQATVGRDASYKHVAISFGGDLVRMDSNVAYDGPGGAAELLGLYFADAGQHIEHRLFADHTAPRTKSNVVYKGALQGQGAHTVWVGNVLIRKVAEGIETYEENRNLVLTDGCQADSVPNLEIETGEIEGAGHASATGRFDDEQLFYLRARGIDEAEARRLVVHGFFNDLIRKIGVPSLQEKLMDTVEQELAKNVLRDTL from the coding sequence GTGACCCTGACTGACAACCCGGTCGCCGACGCGATCGAGACCGCCGCACCCGGCACGGTGCTGTCGCACCTGCACCCGGCGGGCTCGTTCGACGTCGCCGACCACGAGCTGCCGACCGGCCGCGAGGAGATCTGGCGGTTCACGCCGCTCAAGCGGCTCCGTGGGCTGCACGCGGACGCGACCTTCCAGCCCAGCGCGACCTCCTGCACCTGGAACACCCCCGAGAGTGTCCGGGTCGAGGGTGTCGACGGCGACGAGGCGCGCGCCCTGCGCGGCGTGAGCGGCCTCGTGCCCAACACGCGCTTCACCGCCCGCGTGCTCGCCGAGGTCCCCTCGACGCTGCTCGTCGACGTGCCGGCCGACCTCCAGGTGAGCGAGCCCGTCGTGGTCGACCTCGCCGGCGAGGACGCCACCGTGACCGAGGCCGGCCACGTGGTGCTGCGCTTCGGTCGGCACAGCCAGGCGGTCGTGGTGCTCAACCACACCGGTCACTCCTCGATGGTCCAGGTCGTCGAGGTCGTGGTCGGCGAGGGCGCCCAAGTCTCGGTGATCTCGTTGCAGGACTGGGCCGACGACTCGGTCCACCTGACGCACCACCAGGCCACCGTCGGCCGCGACGCGTCGTACAAGCACGTCGCGATCAGCTTCGGCGGCGACCTGGTCCGGATGGACAGCAACGTCGCGTACGACGGCCCCGGCGGTGCCGCCGAGCTGCTCGGCCTCTACTTCGCCGACGCCGGCCAGCACATCGAGCACCGCCTCTTCGCCGACCACACCGCGCCCCGCACCAAGAGCAACGTCGTCTACAAGGGCGCGCTGCAGGGCCAGGGCGCGCACACCGTGTGGGTGGGCAACGTCCTGATCCGCAAGGTCGCCGAGGGCATCGAGACCTACGAGGAGAACCGCAACCTGGTGCTCACCGACGGCTGCCAGGCCGACTCGGTGCCCAACCTCGAGATCGAGACCGGCGAGATCGAGGGCGCGGGCCACGCGTCCGCGACCGGCCGCTTCGACGACGAGCAGCTGTTCTACCTCCGCGCCCGCGGCATCGACGAGGCCGAGGCCCGTCGCCTCGTCGTGCACGGCTTCTTCAACGACCTGATCCGCAAGATCGGGGTCCCGTCGCTGCAGGAGAAGCTGATGGACACCGTGGAGCAGGAGCTCGCCAAGAACGTCCTGCGGGACACCCTCTGA
- the sufB gene encoding Fe-S cluster assembly protein SufB codes for MTTIDERNPELEGIGRYDFGWSDSDVAGATAKRGLSEEVVRDISAKKSEPQWMLDLRLKGLKLFHRKPMPTWGSDLSTIDFDNIKYFVRSSEKQAATWDDLPEDIKNTYDKLGIPEAEKQRLVSGVAAQYESEVVYHSIREDLEAQGVLFLDTDTALKEQPELFKEYFGTVIPVGDNKFSALNTSVWSGGSFIYVPKGVHVDIPLQAYFRINTENMGQFERTLIIVDEDAYVHYVEGCTAPIYSSDSLHSAVVEIIVKKGGRCRYTTIQNWSNNVYNLVTKRATCEAGATMEWVDGNIGSKVTMKYPAVYLMGEHARGETLSIAFAGEGQHQDAGAKMVHAAPNTSSSILSKSVARGGGRTSYRGLIQINEGAHGSKSNVLCDALLVDQISRSDTYPYVDIREDDVSMGHEASVSKVSDDQLFYLMSRGMEQDEAMAMIVRGFIEPIAKELPMEYALELNRLIELQMEGAVG; via the coding sequence ATGACCACGATCGACGAGCGCAACCCCGAGCTCGAGGGCATCGGGCGCTACGACTTCGGCTGGAGCGACTCCGACGTCGCCGGTGCGACCGCAAAGCGCGGTCTGAGCGAGGAGGTCGTCCGCGACATCTCCGCGAAGAAGAGCGAGCCGCAGTGGATGCTCGACCTGCGCCTGAAGGGCCTCAAGCTCTTCCACCGCAAGCCCATGCCCACGTGGGGCTCGGACCTGTCGACGATCGACTTCGACAACATCAAGTACTTCGTCCGGTCCAGCGAGAAGCAGGCCGCGACCTGGGACGACCTCCCCGAGGACATCAAGAACACCTACGACAAGCTCGGCATCCCGGAGGCGGAGAAGCAGCGCCTCGTCTCGGGCGTCGCCGCGCAGTACGAGTCCGAGGTCGTCTACCACTCGATCCGCGAGGACCTCGAGGCGCAGGGCGTGCTCTTCCTCGACACCGACACGGCGCTGAAGGAGCAGCCGGAGCTCTTCAAGGAGTACTTCGGCACCGTCATCCCCGTCGGCGACAACAAGTTCTCCGCGCTCAACACCTCGGTGTGGTCGGGCGGCTCGTTCATCTACGTCCCCAAGGGTGTGCACGTCGACATCCCGCTGCAGGCCTACTTCCGGATCAACACCGAGAACATGGGCCAGTTCGAGCGGACGCTGATCATCGTCGACGAGGACGCCTACGTGCACTACGTCGAGGGCTGCACCGCGCCGATCTACTCGTCCGACTCGCTGCACTCCGCGGTCGTCGAGATCATCGTGAAGAAGGGCGGCCGCTGCCGCTACACGACCATCCAGAACTGGTCGAACAACGTCTACAACCTCGTGACCAAGCGCGCGACCTGCGAGGCCGGCGCCACGATGGAGTGGGTCGACGGCAACATCGGCTCCAAGGTCACGATGAAGTACCCCGCGGTCTACCTCATGGGTGAGCACGCCCGGGGCGAGACGCTGTCGATCGCCTTCGCGGGCGAGGGCCAGCACCAGGACGCCGGCGCCAAGATGGTGCACGCCGCCCCGAACACCTCGTCCTCGATCCTGTCGAAGTCGGTGGCCCGCGGCGGTGGCCGGACGTCGTACCGCGGCCTGATCCAGATCAACGAGGGCGCGCACGGCTCGAAGTCCAACGTGCTCTGCGACGCGCTCCTGGTCGACCAGATCAGCCGCTCGGACACCTACCCCTACGTCGACATCCGTGAGGATGACGTGTCCATGGGCCACGAGGCGAGCGTCTCCAAGGTCTCCGACGACCAGCTCTTCTACCTCATGTCGCGCGGCATGGAGCAGGACGAGGCGATGGCGATGATCGTCCGCGGCTTCATCGAGCCGATCGCCAAGGAGCTCCCCATGGAGTACGCCCTCGAGCTGAACCGCCTCATCGAGCTCCAGATGGAGGGCGCGGTCGGCTGA
- a CDS encoding helix-turn-helix domain-containing protein, whose product MEFTDQAPEGHDQPTRQRVVESILVNGPSTAAGLAERLDLTPAAVRRHLDQLLDDGTLEAREPRHQVSRGRGRPAKLFALTEAGRDGFDQQYDDLAVQALRFLDETGGEAAVREFANRRVSFIEDRFPAVAEEHPQLSPVEVLARVFTAEGYAAAVRDLPMGEQLCQQHCPVSHVAHEFPQLCEAETEAIGRVLGRHVQRLATIAHGDGVCTTCIPDQPRRASTGPTTAPTKEQVS is encoded by the coding sequence GTGGAATTCACCGACCAGGCCCCCGAGGGCCACGACCAGCCGACGCGCCAGCGCGTGGTGGAGTCGATCCTGGTCAACGGTCCCTCCACCGCGGCCGGGCTCGCCGAGCGTCTCGACCTGACGCCCGCCGCCGTTCGCCGCCACCTCGACCAGCTGCTCGACGACGGCACCCTCGAGGCGCGCGAGCCGCGCCACCAGGTGTCGCGCGGACGCGGTCGCCCCGCCAAGCTCTTCGCCCTCACCGAGGCGGGGCGCGACGGGTTCGACCAGCAGTACGACGACCTCGCCGTCCAGGCGCTGCGCTTCCTCGACGAGACCGGGGGCGAGGCAGCGGTCCGCGAGTTCGCCAACCGCCGCGTCTCGTTCATCGAGGACCGCTTCCCCGCGGTGGCCGAGGAGCACCCCCAGCTCAGCCCCGTGGAGGTGCTGGCCCGCGTGTTCACCGCCGAGGGCTACGCCGCCGCGGTCCGCGACCTGCCGATGGGGGAGCAGCTGTGCCAGCAGCACTGCCCCGTCTCGCACGTCGCCCACGAGTTCCCCCAGCTGTGCGAGGCGGAGACCGAGGCCATCGGCCGCGTGCTCGGCCGCCACGTGCAGCGCCTGGCCACGATCGCCCACGGCGACGGGGTCTGCACCACGTGCATCCCTGACCAACCCCGACGGGCCTCGACCGGCCCGACCACCGCACCGACGAAGGAGCAGGTCTCATGA
- a CDS encoding xanthine dehydrogenase family protein molybdopterin-binding subunit codes for MPGSLLGTQVRRVEDHELLVGRGTFVDNHRVEGLAHAVFVRSPVAHARISGVDTTVAAAAPGVLGVFTSAELGTAPLPSFAEVNAACGRAALAVGTVRYVGDPVALVVAETRAQAVDAAELVDVDYDELAVVADVESALAAEAPLQFEEVGSNVATARYDGDRSDPFAGADRVVRARLVNQRIAVAPIEPNAILVEPGDGSLTVHVSTQQPHMSRDLLARATGIDVEAVRVVAPHVGGAFGGKAGVGPDHGAVALAAIALGRPVAWAETRSEAMLSMQGRGQVQYAELGVTDDGTITGLRLRVLGECGAYAGFGGALAVGPTYLMAQGPYEIPELRFDAVAVMTNTAPVGAFRGAGRPEAAAALERILDVAARELGLPPEEIRRRNLIAPDAFPYATSTGATYDNGEYVAALDEALRIADVDAARAEQQRRRDAGEVRQLGIGIATYVEITGFGGSEYGSVHLHEDGSATVMAGTSAHGQGHATSFSMLVSDRLGIPLERITYRQSDTQAVRTGGGTGGSRSLQLGGNAVRQAADEVHDRAVAIAAQLLEADPGDVELDEAGFRVAGVPGDALPWTAVVAHAREHDLELDSDTDFTQDGATFPFGAHVAIVEVDTETGRVRPLRHVAVDDCGRILNPLLVAGQQHGGAVQGISQALWEEMVYDERGTPLTSSFADYAMPTAADTITLEVSSTETPTPANPLGAKGIGESATVGSTPAVQNAVVDALAHLGVRHVDLPCTPERVWQAIADPHRDPWREPPARFDALASAAAGTDPEVIEA; via the coding sequence ATGCCGGGATCCTTGCTGGGAACACAGGTCCGCCGCGTCGAGGACCACGAGCTGCTCGTGGGCCGGGGCACGTTCGTCGACAACCACCGGGTCGAGGGCCTGGCCCACGCGGTCTTCGTGCGCAGCCCCGTGGCGCACGCCCGGATCAGCGGCGTCGACACGACCGTGGCCGCCGCGGCACCGGGCGTCCTCGGCGTCTTCACCTCTGCCGAGCTCGGCACCGCTCCCCTGCCGTCGTTCGCCGAGGTCAACGCCGCGTGCGGGCGCGCCGCGCTCGCCGTCGGCACGGTGCGCTACGTCGGCGATCCCGTGGCCCTGGTCGTCGCCGAGACCCGCGCGCAGGCCGTCGACGCCGCCGAGCTCGTCGACGTCGACTACGACGAGCTGGCGGTCGTGGCCGACGTCGAGTCGGCGCTCGCCGCGGAGGCACCGCTGCAGTTCGAGGAGGTCGGCTCCAACGTCGCGACGGCGCGGTACGACGGGGACCGCTCGGACCCCTTCGCCGGTGCCGACCGGGTGGTCCGGGCGCGCCTGGTCAACCAGCGCATCGCGGTGGCGCCGATCGAGCCGAACGCGATCCTGGTCGAGCCCGGCGACGGCTCGCTGACCGTCCACGTCTCCACCCAGCAGCCGCACATGTCCCGCGACCTCCTGGCGCGGGCCACCGGGATCGACGTGGAGGCCGTCCGCGTCGTCGCCCCGCACGTGGGCGGCGCCTTCGGCGGCAAGGCCGGTGTCGGCCCGGACCACGGCGCCGTCGCGCTGGCCGCGATCGCCCTCGGCCGCCCCGTCGCCTGGGCCGAGACGCGCAGCGAGGCAATGCTCTCGATGCAGGGCCGCGGCCAGGTGCAGTACGCCGAGCTCGGCGTCACCGACGACGGCACGATCACCGGCCTGCGGCTCCGGGTGCTCGGCGAGTGCGGCGCCTATGCCGGCTTCGGCGGGGCGCTGGCCGTCGGGCCGACCTACCTCATGGCCCAGGGGCCCTACGAGATCCCGGAGCTGCGCTTCGACGCCGTCGCGGTGATGACCAACACGGCTCCCGTCGGAGCCTTCCGCGGCGCCGGCCGACCGGAGGCCGCCGCCGCCCTGGAGCGCATCCTGGACGTCGCGGCACGCGAGCTGGGGCTGCCGCCCGAGGAGATCCGCCGGCGGAACCTGATCGCACCGGACGCGTTCCCCTACGCGACGAGCACCGGTGCGACCTACGACAACGGGGAGTACGTCGCCGCGCTGGACGAGGCGCTCCGCATCGCCGACGTCGACGCCGCCCGGGCCGAGCAGCAGCGTCGTCGCGACGCGGGTGAGGTGCGTCAGCTGGGCATCGGCATCGCGACGTACGTCGAGATCACCGGCTTCGGCGGCTCGGAGTACGGCTCGGTCCACCTGCACGAGGACGGCTCGGCGACGGTGATGGCCGGGACCTCGGCCCACGGGCAGGGCCACGCGACGTCGTTCTCGATGCTGGTCAGCGACCGGCTCGGCATCCCGCTCGAGAGGATCACCTACCGCCAGTCCGACACGCAGGCCGTGCGGACCGGCGGGGGCACCGGCGGCTCGCGCTCCCTCCAGCTCGGCGGGAACGCCGTGCGCCAGGCGGCCGACGAGGTGCACGACCGCGCGGTCGCGATCGCCGCGCAGCTGCTCGAGGCCGACCCGGGCGACGTCGAGCTCGACGAGGCGGGCTTCCGCGTCGCCGGCGTGCCCGGGGACGCCCTCCCCTGGACCGCGGTGGTCGCGCACGCGCGCGAGCACGACCTGGAGCTGGACTCCGACACCGACTTCACGCAGGACGGCGCGACCTTCCCGTTCGGTGCGCACGTGGCGATCGTCGAGGTGGACACCGAGACGGGCCGGGTCCGCCCGCTGCGCCACGTCGCCGTCGACGACTGCGGACGCATCCTGAACCCGCTCCTGGTGGCCGGGCAGCAGCACGGCGGTGCGGTCCAGGGCATCAGCCAGGCGCTGTGGGAGGAGATGGTCTACGACGAGAGGGGCACCCCGCTCACGTCGTCGTTCGCCGACTACGCCATGCCGACGGCCGCGGACACGATCACGCTGGAGGTCTCCAGCACCGAGACGCCGACGCCGGCGAACCCGCTCGGGGCCAAGGGCATCGGGGAGTCGGCCACGGTCGGCTCCACGCCCGCGGTGCAGAACGCGGTCGTCGACGCGCTCGCGCACCTGGGCGTGCGGCACGTCGACCTGCCGTGCACCCCCGAGCGCGTGTGGCAGGCGATCGCCGACCCGCACCGCGACCCGTGGCGCGAGCCACCCGCCCGCTTCGACGCCCTCGCGTCGGCGGCGGCGGGCACCGACCCCGAGGTCATCGAGGCCTGA
- a CDS encoding ABC transporter permease, translating into MTTQDSRTVRAGVERPEIRETGLLRQSLTIVRRNLIHIKRMPEMLMDVTIQPVMFVLLFAFVFGGSIQVSGSPGGYREWLLGGIMGQTIAFSSFIVAVGLTADIDKGIVDRMRSLPINPAAVLVGRSMSSLLHSSIGIVVMSLTGLLIGWRIRDGFLDAVLAYVLLLMWGFAMIWIGIWVGSAMRSVEAVNGVMFTTMFPITFLANTFAPTDGMTPWLRTVAEWNPISSLVLSVRQLWGNTGAAPDDAALPLQHPVLTTIIWTVAITAVVAPLALRSFQRRTRT; encoded by the coding sequence GTGACCACCCAGGACAGCCGGACCGTGCGCGCGGGCGTCGAGCGCCCCGAGATCCGGGAGACCGGCCTGCTGCGCCAGTCGCTCACGATCGTGCGGCGCAACCTGATCCACATCAAGCGGATGCCCGAGATGCTGATGGACGTCACCATCCAGCCGGTGATGTTCGTGCTGCTCTTCGCGTTCGTGTTCGGCGGCTCGATCCAGGTGAGCGGCTCCCCGGGCGGCTACCGCGAGTGGCTGCTCGGCGGGATCATGGGCCAGACGATCGCGTTCTCCTCGTTCATCGTCGCGGTCGGGCTGACCGCCGACATCGACAAGGGCATCGTCGACCGGATGCGCTCGTTGCCGATCAACCCCGCCGCCGTGCTGGTCGGGCGGAGCATGTCCAGCCTCCTGCACTCCAGCATCGGCATCGTGGTGATGTCGCTGACCGGGCTGCTCATCGGCTGGCGGATCCGTGACGGCTTCCTCGACGCGGTGCTGGCCTACGTCCTGCTGCTGATGTGGGGCTTCGCGATGATCTGGATCGGGATCTGGGTCGGCTCCGCGATGCGGTCGGTCGAGGCGGTGAACGGCGTCATGTTCACGACGATGTTCCCGATCACCTTCCTCGCGAACACCTTCGCCCCCACCGACGGCATGACGCCGTGGCTGCGCACCGTCGCGGAGTGGAACCCGATCTCCTCCCTGGTGCTCTCGGTGCGCCAGCTCTGGGGCAACACCGGGGCCGCCCCGGACGACGCGGCGCTCCCGCTGCAGCACCCCGTGCTGACCACGATCATCTGGACCGTCGCCATCACGGCCGTGGTCGCGCCGCTGGCGCTCCGGTCGTTCCAGCGCCGCACCCGCACCTGA
- a CDS encoding ATP-binding cassette domain-containing protein, which yields MSATPAIEADNLVKRFGDTLAVDGVSLSVPEGSVLGMLGPNGAGKTTTVRMMTTLTVPTSGTARVAGHDVVTEPAAVRRAMGLTGQAATVDELLTGRENLRLIGALYGLSSSYIKRATEDLLERFSLADAGNRVVKHYSGGMRRRLDLAVSLIAVPPVLFLDEPTTGLDPRSRVELWDVLRELVREGTTLLLTTQYLEEADQLADRIVVIDKGRVIAEGTPLELKDRSGRAALVVTVSHASDLPVAEAMLRDHVSEVHVDTGARQLTAPANGLADMTRIAAVFADSSIEVDDLGLKRPSLDDVFLHLTGHRAEDVPDATATDEGEMVS from the coding sequence ATGAGTGCCACCCCGGCCATCGAGGCCGACAACCTGGTCAAGCGCTTCGGCGACACGCTCGCGGTCGACGGGGTCAGCCTGAGCGTCCCGGAGGGCAGCGTGCTGGGCATGCTCGGGCCGAACGGCGCCGGCAAGACGACCACCGTGCGGATGATGACCACGCTCACCGTCCCCACGAGCGGCACCGCCCGGGTCGCCGGCCACGACGTGGTGACCGAGCCCGCCGCCGTGCGCCGTGCCATGGGGCTGACCGGCCAGGCCGCCACCGTCGACGAGCTGCTGACCGGCCGCGAGAACCTCCGCCTGATCGGCGCGCTCTACGGCCTCTCGTCCTCCTACATCAAGCGCGCGACCGAGGACCTGCTCGAGCGGTTCAGCCTGGCCGACGCCGGCAACCGGGTCGTCAAGCACTACTCCGGAGGCATGCGCCGGCGCCTCGACCTGGCGGTGAGCCTGATCGCGGTGCCGCCGGTGCTGTTCCTCGACGAGCCGACGACCGGCCTCGACCCGCGCAGCCGCGTCGAGCTGTGGGACGTGCTGCGCGAGCTGGTCCGCGAGGGCACCACGCTGCTGCTCACGACGCAGTACCTCGAGGAGGCCGACCAGCTGGCCGACCGCATCGTCGTCATCGACAAGGGCCGGGTGATCGCCGAGGGCACGCCGCTGGAGCTCAAGGACCGCTCGGGACGGGCCGCGCTCGTCGTGACCGTCTCGCACGCCTCCGACCTCCCGGTCGCCGAGGCGATGCTGCGGGACCACGTCTCCGAGGTGCACGTCGACACCGGGGCGCGACAGCTGACCGCTCCCGCCAACGGCCTGGCCGACATGACGCGGATCGCCGCGGTCTTCGCCGACAGCAGCATCGAGGTCGACGACCTCGGCCTCAAGCGCCCGAGCCTGGACGACGTGTTCCTGCACCTCACGGGGCACCGTGCCGAGGACGTCCCGGACGCCACCGCCACCGACGAAGGGGAGATGGTCTCGTGA